The following proteins come from a genomic window of Rissa tridactyla isolate bRisTri1 chromosome 11, bRisTri1.patW.cur.20221130, whole genome shotgun sequence:
- the NIPAL4 gene encoding magnesium transporter NIPA4 isoform X2, translating to MEPLGANSSCSNGSLVTLSCLSHRVVCQVISDADPADSVQDNGTLDIFWVTQLESNYGFYIGLGLAVFSSFLIGSSVILKKKGLLRLVEKGGTRAGDGGHGYLKDWLWWAGLLTMGGGEAANFAAYAFAPATIVTPLGALSVLISAILSSYLLGERLNLLGKLGCMLSLVGSTVMVIHAPEDEEVTTLDEMSSKLKEPGFLAYAAILLAVCFLLIFYLAPRYGQSNILIYLTICSVIGAFSVSSVKGLGIAIKGFFAGRPVLQHPLTWILVITLVASITTQINYLNKSLDIFNTSLVFPIYYVLFTTIVITTSIILFKEWVTMTVVDIIGTVCGFLTIILGVFLLHAFKDMDVSLGNLPEVLQSGQQVPVTRDDKNILIEVDNSSIAPEDKPKTLA from the exons ATGGAGCCGCTGGGGgccaacagcagctgcagcaacg GGTCTCTGGTCACCCTTTCGTGCCTTTCCCACCGCGTCGTGTGCCAGGTCATCAGTGATGCTGACCCAGCTGACTCCGTCCAGGACAATGGGACTTTGGATATCTTCTGGGTAACTCAGCTGGAAAGCAACTATGGATTCTACATTGGTCTGGGCTTGGCTGTCTTCTCCAGCTTCCTCATCGGAAGCAGCGTCATCCTCAAGAAGAAGGGGCTGCTACGGCTGGTGGAGAAGGGGGGCACCAGGGCAG GAGATGGAGGCCACGGCTACCTGAAGGACTGGCTCTGGTGGGCTGGCTTGTTAACCA TGGGCGGAGGGGAAGCTGCCAACTTTGCCGCCTATGCCTTTGCTCCTGCAACTATCGTCACGCCTCTGGGGGCTCTGAGTGTGCTCATAAG TGCCATCTTGTCTTCCTATTTGCTTGGAGAGCGGCTCAACCTGCTGGGAAAGCTGGGCTGCATGCTCAGCCTCGTGGGCAGCACCGTGATGGTGATACATGCCCCAGAGGACGAGGAGGTCACCACTCTGGATGAAATGTCTTCTAAGCTGAAAGAGCCAG gTTTCCTCGCTTATGCTGCGATCCTCTTGGCTGTCTGCTTCCTCCTGATCTTCTACCTCGCACCCCGCTATGGCCAGAGCAACATCCTCATCTACCTCACCATCTGCTCCGTGATTGGTGCCTTCTCCGTGTCCTCAGTCAAGGGCCTGGGTATTGCCATCAAGGGCTTCTTTGCTGGCCGGCCTGTGCTGCAGCACCCACTGACGTGGATCTTAGTCATCACGCTGGTGGCATCCATCACCACACAAATTAACTACCTCAATAAGTCTTTAGACATTTTCAACACCTCTTTGGTGTTTCCCATCTACTATGTGCTGTTCACCACCATCGTCATCACAACTTCCATCATCCTCTTTAAGGAGTGGGTCACCATGACTGTAGTGGACATCATTGGGACAGTTTGTGGCTTCCTCACCAtcattttgggggtgtttttacTCCATGCCTTCAAAGACATGGACGTCAGCTTAGGAAACCTACCAGAAGTCCTCCAGAGTGGACAGCAAGTGCCAGTCACCCGAGACGACAAGAACATCCTAATAGAGGTGGACAACTCCAGCATCGCCCCAGAGGATAAACCGAAA acGCTCGCATGA
- the NIPAL4 gene encoding magnesium transporter NIPA4 isoform X1: MEPLGANSSCSNGSLVTLSCLSHRVVCQVISDADPADSVQDNGTLDIFWVTQLESNYGFYIGLGLAVFSSFLIGSSVILKKKGLLRLVEKGGTRAGDGGHGYLKDWLWWAGLLTMGGGEAANFAAYAFAPATIVTPLGALSVLISAILSSYLLGERLNLLGKLGCMLSLVGSTVMVIHAPEDEEVTTLDEMSSKLKEPGFLAYAAILLAVCFLLIFYLAPRYGQSNILIYLTICSVIGAFSVSSVKGLGIAIKGFFAGRPVLQHPLTWILVITLVASITTQINYLNKSLDIFNTSLVFPIYYVLFTTIVITTSIILFKEWVTMTVVDIIGTVCGFLTIILGVFLLHAFKDMDVSLGNLPEVLQSGQQVPVTRDDKNILIEVDNSSIAPEDKPKVFMIYT; encoded by the exons ATGGAGCCGCTGGGGgccaacagcagctgcagcaacg GGTCTCTGGTCACCCTTTCGTGCCTTTCCCACCGCGTCGTGTGCCAGGTCATCAGTGATGCTGACCCAGCTGACTCCGTCCAGGACAATGGGACTTTGGATATCTTCTGGGTAACTCAGCTGGAAAGCAACTATGGATTCTACATTGGTCTGGGCTTGGCTGTCTTCTCCAGCTTCCTCATCGGAAGCAGCGTCATCCTCAAGAAGAAGGGGCTGCTACGGCTGGTGGAGAAGGGGGGCACCAGGGCAG GAGATGGAGGCCACGGCTACCTGAAGGACTGGCTCTGGTGGGCTGGCTTGTTAACCA TGGGCGGAGGGGAAGCTGCCAACTTTGCCGCCTATGCCTTTGCTCCTGCAACTATCGTCACGCCTCTGGGGGCTCTGAGTGTGCTCATAAG TGCCATCTTGTCTTCCTATTTGCTTGGAGAGCGGCTCAACCTGCTGGGAAAGCTGGGCTGCATGCTCAGCCTCGTGGGCAGCACCGTGATGGTGATACATGCCCCAGAGGACGAGGAGGTCACCACTCTGGATGAAATGTCTTCTAAGCTGAAAGAGCCAG gTTTCCTCGCTTATGCTGCGATCCTCTTGGCTGTCTGCTTCCTCCTGATCTTCTACCTCGCACCCCGCTATGGCCAGAGCAACATCCTCATCTACCTCACCATCTGCTCCGTGATTGGTGCCTTCTCCGTGTCCTCAGTCAAGGGCCTGGGTATTGCCATCAAGGGCTTCTTTGCTGGCCGGCCTGTGCTGCAGCACCCACTGACGTGGATCTTAGTCATCACGCTGGTGGCATCCATCACCACACAAATTAACTACCTCAATAAGTCTTTAGACATTTTCAACACCTCTTTGGTGTTTCCCATCTACTATGTGCTGTTCACCACCATCGTCATCACAACTTCCATCATCCTCTTTAAGGAGTGGGTCACCATGACTGTAGTGGACATCATTGGGACAGTTTGTGGCTTCCTCACCAtcattttgggggtgtttttacTCCATGCCTTCAAAGACATGGACGTCAGCTTAGGAAACCTACCAGAAGTCCTCCAGAGTGGACAGCAAGTGCCAGTCACCCGAGACGACAAGAACATCCTAATAGAGGTGGACAACTCCAGCATCGCCCCAGAGGATAAACCGAAAGTATTCATGATCTACACCTAG